From the Motacilla alba alba isolate MOTALB_02 chromosome Z, Motacilla_alba_V1.0_pri, whole genome shotgun sequence genome, one window contains:
- the F2RL2 gene encoding proteinase-activated receptor 3 isoform X2 — MKILFFTGLLSFTSSLCTTEFSRNGSAIKTVSLIKTFRGISARDCDYIPPYAIEGETTTIHIRENKCTSNKSNDSTLTEVSNTTLEYLTSSLSTKLIPAIYISALLLGVPSNAIILWMLLFRIRSVCTAVLYTNLAVSDLLFCIILPFKIAYHINGNNWIFGETMCRMTTAVFYGNMYCSILLLTCISVSRYLAIVHPFTYKSLPKRAYTITACAAVWAIVFLYMLPLAIMQQSYYVKQLDIYTCHDLHSACETVSYFQFYYYGSLAVFGFLIPLATIVFCYVSIIQTLKTHEWFWYVKVSLLILTIFAICFVPSNIILIIHHINYYYYNTDKLYSFYLTALCLSSLNSCLDPFLYFLMSKIRSHSNIYLTVVKISREK, encoded by the coding sequence AATTTTCACGGAATGGCTCTGCAATTAAAACAGTGTCTCTTATCAAAACTTTTCGTGGAATTTCAGCGAGAGACTGTGATTACATCCCCCCTTATGCTATAGAAGGGGAAACAACAACCATCCAtatcagagaaaacaaatgcacTTCAAACAAGTCAAATGACTCCACGTTAACAGAAGTGAGCAACACCACACTGGAGTACCTCACCAGCTCTCTGAGCACCAAGTTAATACCTGCCATCTACATCAGTGCTCTTTTATTGGGTGTACCATCTAATGCCATCATTCTGTGGATGCTACTCTTCAGGATCCGCTCCGTGTGCACTGCTGTCCTCTACACAAACTTGGCTGTTTCAGACCTGCTCTTCTGCATCATACTGCCCTTCAAAATAGCTTACCACATCAACGGGAACAACTGGATATTTGGGGAGACCATGTGTCGAATGACCACGGCGGTGTTTTACGGCAACATGTACTGCTCCATTCTGCTGCTCACGTGCATCAGTGTCAGCCGCTACCTGGCCATTGTTCACCCCTTCACCTACAAGAGCCTCCCAAAGCGCGCCTACACCATCAcggcctgtgctgctgtgtgggcCATCGTCTTCCTGTACATGCTCCCGCTTGCCATCATGCAGCAAAGCTATTATGTGAAGCAACTGGACATTTATACCTGCCATGACCTGCACAGTGCCTGTGAAACTGTGTCTTACTTCCAGTTCTACTACTACGGGTCCTTAGCTGTATTCGGGTTTTTAATACCGCTTGCAACTATCGTCTTCTGCTATGTCTCAATTATACAAACACTCAAGACTCATGAATGGTTCTGGTATGTTAAAGTCAGTCTTTTGATTCTTACCATCTTTGCTATTTGCTTTGTGCCAAGCAATATTATCCTTATTATCCATCACATCAACTATTACTATTACAACACAGATAAGTTGTACTCTTTTTATCTAACTGCTTTATGTCTTAGCAGCCTAAACAGTTGTCTGGatcctttcctttattttctgatgtcAAAAATTAGAAGTCACTCCAATATTTATCTGACAGTGGTCAAAATATCCAgggaaaaatga
- the F2RL2 gene encoding proteinase-activated receptor 3 isoform X1 gives MKILFFTGLLSFTSSLCTTASEFSRNGSAIKTVSLIKTFRGISARDCDYIPPYAIEGETTTIHIRENKCTSNKSNDSTLTEVSNTTLEYLTSSLSTKLIPAIYISALLLGVPSNAIILWMLLFRIRSVCTAVLYTNLAVSDLLFCIILPFKIAYHINGNNWIFGETMCRMTTAVFYGNMYCSILLLTCISVSRYLAIVHPFTYKSLPKRAYTITACAAVWAIVFLYMLPLAIMQQSYYVKQLDIYTCHDLHSACETVSYFQFYYYGSLAVFGFLIPLATIVFCYVSIIQTLKTHEWFWYVKVSLLILTIFAICFVPSNIILIIHHINYYYYNTDKLYSFYLTALCLSSLNSCLDPFLYFLMSKIRSHSNIYLTVVKISREK, from the coding sequence cTTCAGAATTTTCACGGAATGGCTCTGCAATTAAAACAGTGTCTCTTATCAAAACTTTTCGTGGAATTTCAGCGAGAGACTGTGATTACATCCCCCCTTATGCTATAGAAGGGGAAACAACAACCATCCAtatcagagaaaacaaatgcacTTCAAACAAGTCAAATGACTCCACGTTAACAGAAGTGAGCAACACCACACTGGAGTACCTCACCAGCTCTCTGAGCACCAAGTTAATACCTGCCATCTACATCAGTGCTCTTTTATTGGGTGTACCATCTAATGCCATCATTCTGTGGATGCTACTCTTCAGGATCCGCTCCGTGTGCACTGCTGTCCTCTACACAAACTTGGCTGTTTCAGACCTGCTCTTCTGCATCATACTGCCCTTCAAAATAGCTTACCACATCAACGGGAACAACTGGATATTTGGGGAGACCATGTGTCGAATGACCACGGCGGTGTTTTACGGCAACATGTACTGCTCCATTCTGCTGCTCACGTGCATCAGTGTCAGCCGCTACCTGGCCATTGTTCACCCCTTCACCTACAAGAGCCTCCCAAAGCGCGCCTACACCATCAcggcctgtgctgctgtgtgggcCATCGTCTTCCTGTACATGCTCCCGCTTGCCATCATGCAGCAAAGCTATTATGTGAAGCAACTGGACATTTATACCTGCCATGACCTGCACAGTGCCTGTGAAACTGTGTCTTACTTCCAGTTCTACTACTACGGGTCCTTAGCTGTATTCGGGTTTTTAATACCGCTTGCAACTATCGTCTTCTGCTATGTCTCAATTATACAAACACTCAAGACTCATGAATGGTTCTGGTATGTTAAAGTCAGTCTTTTGATTCTTACCATCTTTGCTATTTGCTTTGTGCCAAGCAATATTATCCTTATTATCCATCACATCAACTATTACTATTACAACACAGATAAGTTGTACTCTTTTTATCTAACTGCTTTATGTCTTAGCAGCCTAAACAGTTGTCTGGatcctttcctttattttctgatgtcAAAAATTAGAAGTCACTCCAATATTTATCTGACAGTGGTCAAAATATCCAgggaaaaatga